From a single Rhinoderma darwinii isolate aRhiDar2 chromosome 11 unlocalized genomic scaffold, aRhiDar2.hap1 SUPER_11_unloc_16, whole genome shotgun sequence genomic region:
- the LOC142698013 gene encoding histone H2A type 1-like — protein sequence MSGRGKQGGKVRAKAKTRSSRAGLQFPVGRVHRLLRKGNYAQRVGAGAPVYLAAVLEYLTAEILELAGNAARDNKKTRIIPRHLQLALRNDEELKKLLGGVTIAQGGVLPNIQAVLLPKKTESSKSAKSK from the coding sequence ATGTCTGGAAGAGGAAAGCAAGGAGGCAAAGTGCGGGCTAAAGCCAAGACCCGCTCATCCCGGGCAGGACTTCAGTTCCCTGtcggtcgtgtgcacagacttCTCCGCAAGGGCAACTACGCTCAGAGGGTCGGCGCCGGCGCTCCGGTCTACCTGGCCGCTGTGCTGGAATATCTGACCGCTGAGATCCTGGAGCTGGCCGGAAATGCCGCCCGGGACAACAAGAAGACCCGAATTATCCCCCGTCACCTGCAGCTGGCTTTGCGCAATGACGAGGAGCTCAAAAAGCTGCTGGGTGGTGTGACCATCGCTCAGGGAGGCGTCCTGCCCAACATCCAGGCCGTTCTGCTGCCCAAGAAGACCGAGAGCAGCAAAAGCGCCAAGAGCAAGTGA